A window from Theropithecus gelada isolate Dixy chromosome 1, Tgel_1.0, whole genome shotgun sequence encodes these proteins:
- the C1H1orf194 gene encoding uncharacterized protein C1orf194 homolog produces the protein MERSPSRSRRLEEAPKLPYKNPTHLAQQQEPWSRLNSTPTITSMRRDAYYFDLEIPKDDLDFRLAALYNHHTGTFKNKNEILLNQKTTQDVCRTKIQFPGEFLTPPTPPITFLANIRHWINPKKESIHSIQGSIVSPHTAATNGGYSRKKDGGFFST, from the exons ATGGAGAGATCACCCTCCAGAAGTCGTCGCCTAGAAGAGGCCCCA AAATTGCCATACAAGAACCCAACTCACCTTGCTCAGCAGCAGGAACCCTGGAGTCGGCTCAACTCAACCCCCACAATTACTTCCATGAGGCGGGATGCCTACTATTTTGATCTCGAG ATACCAAAGGATGACCTGGACTTCCGCTTAGCAGCCTTGTACAACCACCACACTGGGACATTCAAGAACAAAAATGAGATACTGTTAAACCAGAAGACCACACAAGATGTCTGTAG AACCAAGATCCAATTCCCTGGAGAATTTTTAACCCCTCCCACTCCACCCATCACTTTCCTGGCTAACATCAGACACTGGATCAACCCTAAAAAGGAGTCCATCCACAGCATCCAGGGATCCATAG tGTCCCCTCACACTGCAGCCACCAATGGAGGCTACTCCCGAAAGAAAGATGGTGGCTTCTTCTCCACCTAG